Proteins found in one Triticum urartu cultivar G1812 chromosome 4, Tu2.1, whole genome shotgun sequence genomic segment:
- the LOC125553733 gene encoding aspartate and glycine-rich protein-like produces the protein MAALAAQVAALAAVLLFLPSLLAPVAAQQGKAKAFCISQFAIASQACSILPPSPPEDDHHHHHDDDDDDDDDDDDDEDDDDDEHHGGDGDRRLRGRHGHAAVINISSLGLMAASNDSSGVHVARNGTGHHGGNHTRRGRGRGRGRGRLRGTGRGRRGRVRDGDEDPDHDDDHKEDPDHDDDHEEDPDHDDDHDDDDEHDDDDDDDDDDHDHDNDDHEHHHDEELRAYRDCCRWLQEVQKDCVCEALLRLPPFLVKPQHKYVVRVGRTCRIVYRCGGV, from the coding sequence ATGGCGGCATTGGCGGCCCAAGTCGCGGCGCTGGCCGCCGTcctcctctttctcccttccctCCTCGCTCCCGTCGCCGCGCAGCAGGGCAAGGCCAAGGCCTTCTGCATCAGCCAGTTCGCCATCGCTAGTCAGGCTTGCTCCATCCTGCCGCCCAGCCCCCCGGAGGACGACCATCACCACCACCacgatgatgacgacgacgacgacgacgacgacgacgatgacgaggacgacgacgatgacgagcACCATGGCGGTGACGGTGACCGCCGCCTCCGTGGACGCCATGGCCACGCGGCGGTCATCAACATCTCGTCCCTTGGCCTGATGGCGGCAAGCAACGACAGCAGCGGCGTTCACGTTGCAAGAAACGGCACAGGTCACCATGGCGGCAACCACACCCGCCGCGGGCGCGGGCGCGGACGCGGGCGTGGGCGTCTTCGTGGTACTGGACGCGGCCGGCGTGGGCGTGTGCGCGACGGTGATGAGGACCCCGATCATGACGACGACCACAAGGAGGACCCCGACCATGATGATGACCACGAGGAGGACCCCGACCACGACGACGAccatgacgacgacgacgaacatgatgatgatgatgacgacgacgacgatgaccaCGACCACGATAACGACGACCACGAGCACCACCACGACGAGGAGCTCCGGGCGTACCGCGACTGCTGCCGGTGGCTGCAGGAGGTGCAGAAGGACTGTGTGTGCGAGGCGCTCCTGCGGCTGCCGCCGTTCCTCGTGAAGCCACAGCACAAGTACGTCGTCCGGGTGGGGCGGACGTGCCGGATCGTCTACCGCTGCGGCGGCGTGTAG